The genome window GACCAACCAATCCATTGAAACTATTGGAAAAATGGCTGGCTTTCCAAACCCCTCTCATTTTTCTACTACATTTAAAAGGCATACCGGTTTGTCACCAAACCAATTTCGAAAAACAATAATAAAAAACTAAATTAGAACGGATGATATGAATATGACACATGTAACATTACCCATTTTAGAAGATTGGGAAGGCCTTTCACTAACTACTATTTTGCAAGAAAAATTTCATCTCGGCAAAAAAGCGCGACATGAAATTCGCATGTCTCAAAATGTTTTACTGAACAATAAGCCCCTGGACGATTGGAATACGCCACTTTTCGTTGGAGCGAGTCTTTCTTTACCAATTTTTTTACATGACAAAATCCCTGTTTATGAGTATGACTTAGAAATTATTTATGAAGATGATTTTTTACTAGTAGTGAATAAACCAGTTGATATGAAAACTCACCCAAATGATAGTTATGAAACAGATACTTGCGCGAATGCCGTGCAATATTACTTAGAAAAAACTGGCCAAGATGCGAATGCCTTAGCAGTTCACCGTCTTGATCAAACTACTTCCGGTTTAGTTCTGTTTGCTAAAAACAAATTAGCTATCGCCGGTTTATCTTGGCAAATGGAAAACAGAGCGATTCACAGGACTTATCTTGCGGCTGTTGATGGCACTTGGGGACTCGTGATGCAGACTATCAACAAACCAATCGGTGAAGATCGTCACCACGGATCGAGACGCCAAATTAGCCCATACGGCCAGCCAGCAGTAACACATGTTAAAGTATTAGAAAATGATAATGAAAAAAACACCTCTCTTGTAGAATGCCAAATCGAAACTGGTCGGACGCACCAAATTCGCGTTCATTTAAGCGGAATTGGCCATCCAATTATTGGCGATACGCTTTATGGTGGTTCTCCTCGTGCTAATCGCATCATGCTACATGCCGAGAAATTACATTTAAATCATCCTTTCAAAGGTAAAGAAATGAATTTTTCTGCTCCAGCTGGAGATGATTGGGTATTTTAAAAAGCCACAACATTATGTTGTGACTTCTGTACAAATTTCTACTTTTATTCCATTAGGATCTTCAAAAAATACAGCATAATGATTTTTACCGCCAGCAAAAGGATATCTTTCTTCATATAGAAGTTTGATTCCTTTTGCTTTTAATTTAACTCGAAAATCATCCACGCGTTCTTTTGTACCACCATGAAAAGCTAAATGATTGAGCCCAACTCGTTTGCGGTGGTAGCCTTCAGAAATAAATGGTTCCTCCGTTTGTACAAATACTAAATACGTATCTGCGTATTTATAACTAAAACCTTCATTCCAAGACTGATAGAATTCATAAGAAAGTTCTTCTAACAGCCATGACCAAAACAAGCGACTCTCTTCTAAATCAGCTACATAAATTTCCACATGATGTAACATATTACGCCTCCCCGATATGTTTTAGCGCTTCTCTTCGACTTAGCGGCGCAAGCGAGTGGCTATTTACAAACTGACGAACTGCCCCGCTATCCACTTTCGCATATTGTCTTAGCGCCCATCCAATCGCTTTTTGAATAAAGAATTCTTTGGAAGCAAGCCATTTTTCGCAATTGAAAAAAAGTAAATCTACATCGGTTTTTTCTTTGTACTTCAATTGAAATAAAATCGCCGTTCGAGCGAGCCAAATATTATCTCCGTTTATCCACGCTTCATTATAGGTAGGAATCAACTCAGGATATAGTTTAAAATGATTACTTACTACAGTTCCTGCTAGGCCGTCCACAGTATCCCACCAAGATTTCGTTACAATTAATTGCTCATATACTTTTATCGCTTCACTGGGCTGTTTTTTACCGTAACGGCTTAATAAATCAATCGCCACATACTGAAATTCACGTTCTTCTTCCGCAAATAATGCTATCGTAAATTCAAGCAAGTCTTGCGGCGCCCCATTTTCTTTCAAATATGCAGCTACTAATTTTTTCCGTTCCCCAGCTCTAATCCCTAAAAAAGTAAATTGGTTCTTCATGTATGCTTCCATTGGCGGAGCATCTGTTAAAGAACGATTCGTTCGGAATAACGTTTGAATATCTGTCATTCCTCGTTCTCACTTGCTAAATAAGCGCGTTCTCTCTCAATACTACTTAAAAAGTATTCTAAATCATCTGGGTCTGGCCCAACACGCTTCCCCGTTTCTAAGCGATCAATTTTTTCCATATCACTGGCATCTAGTTGGAAATAAGACAAACGTGAATTCTCCTCAATCCGACTAGAAGTAATTGACTTCGGAAAAATAATCGTATTGCGGTTCAAGTGCCATTGTAAAATCACTTGATCTACAGATGCTTGATGTTTTTTCGCAATTTCTGTAATAACTGGATTTTGCATTAAGATCCCTTTTGCAAGCGGCGACCATGCAGCATGCGCAATATTCTGTTCCGCCAAATACTTACGAAGATCATTTTGCGGTAACAGTGGATGCGTTTCCACTTGATTTAAAACCGGTTTTTCATTTGCAGCAACCAATAAATCACTTAAATGATGTTGCTTGAAATTCGCAACTCCAATTGATTTAATCAAATTTTCGTCATGAAGCCGCTCCATCGCTCGCCATGAATCGCGATATTTCCCGGCAACGGGCCAATGAATTAAATACAAATCCAAATAATCCAACTTCAAATTCCGAAGTGTCCGCTCAAACGCAAATAACGTTTCATCGTAACCAAGGTCCCCGTTCCACACTTTTGAACTAATAAATAATTCTTCGCGCGAGACCGCACTACTTGCAATCGCCTGACCAACAATTGCTTCATTATTATAAACTGCTGCTGTATCAAACAAACGATAACCTACTTCAATTGCCTTCTCTACAGCACCAGCGATAAATTCTTGTTCTGTTACTTGAAATACACCAAGTCCAATATAAGGAATTGTCCCATTCCCCGGTAGTATCATTCTGTCTTGTAATGTTTTTGTCAAAACGAAACCCTCCTCACGAAAACTGTTTTGTGAACTTTTTCTCTTAAATGAATTATACACTATTTTCGCAAATTTATATTTTAAAACCAGTATACCGAAATGAGCCTTACTCTCCTAATAAAAAGCCACAAAAAATCTACTTTTTTTATTCATTTAGTGAAATACCTAAAAACAGCCATTGGAAACGCTGTCAGAACGTTTATTTACGCAACTATCAAAAAAAAGTTTCCTATTTATTCCCATCCTATGTTAGTATTAATTTGTGGTAAAGATCTATCAAGTTTTTTATTTGTTTTCGTTAACTTATCGTTAAGAAAAAAGCTCCCTTTTCAAAGTAAAAGCGAGCTGATTATTAATGACCAAAAATGATCGGGGGAATTAAGAAAATGGCTTTTAAAAATAAAAAAGACCGTTTTGCTTCGTTGTTGCATGACATTGCAGTAAATTTACATGAAGGTGCAAATTTCTTTGCAACTTACAACATTAATTCGGTGGAGGATTTACATACTTTCTCGAATAAAATCAAAGAATATGAAACAGCTGGAGACTCCATGGTTCACAAAATGATTATGGAATTAAACGACGCTTTCATTACACCAATCGAACGTGAGGACATGTTAGAACTTACTAACCGCTTAGACGACGTAATGGACGCACTTGATGAAACAGCTTTCTCACTCGAAATCTGCCAAATCACTCATTATGATGAATACATGACTAAATTTATCCAAGCTATTCAAGCAAGCACTGTTGAAATTGAAAAAGCAGTTGATCTTGTTTTTGATAAAAAACTAAAAGATGTTCGTAAACTTGCGATTCAAATTAAAGATTATGA of Listeria monocytogenes contains these proteins:
- a CDS encoding aldo/keto reductase, producing MTKTLQDRMILPGNGTIPYIGLGVFQVTEQEFIAGAVEKAIEVGYRLFDTAAVYNNEAIVGQAIASSAVSREELFISSKVWNGDLGYDETLFAFERTLRNLKLDYLDLYLIHWPVAGKYRDSWRAMERLHDENLIKSIGVANFKQHHLSDLLVAANEKPVLNQVETHPLLPQNDLRKYLAEQNIAHAAWSPLAKGILMQNPVITEIAKKHQASVDQVILQWHLNRNTIIFPKSITSSRIEENSRLSYFQLDASDMEKIDRLETGKRVGPDPDDLEYFLSSIERERAYLASENEE
- a CDS encoding VOC family protein; the protein is MLHHVEIYVADLEESRLFWSWLLEELSYEFYQSWNEGFSYKYADTYLVFVQTEEPFISEGYHRKRVGLNHLAFHGGTKERVDDFRVKLKAKGIKLLYEERYPFAGGKNHYAVFFEDPNGIKVEICTEVTT
- a CDS encoding RluA family pseudouridine synthase; the protein is MTHVTLPILEDWEGLSLTTILQEKFHLGKKARHEIRMSQNVLLNNKPLDDWNTPLFVGASLSLPIFLHDKIPVYEYDLEIIYEDDFLLVVNKPVDMKTHPNDSYETDTCANAVQYYLEKTGQDANALAVHRLDQTTSGLVLFAKNKLAIAGLSWQMENRAIHRTYLAAVDGTWGLVMQTINKPIGEDRHHGSRRQISPYGQPAVTHVKVLENDNEKNTSLVECQIETGRTHQIRVHLSGIGHPIIGDTLYGGSPRANRIMLHAEKLHLNHPFKGKEMNFSAPAGDDWVF
- a CDS encoding DUF47 domain-containing protein yields the protein MAFKNKKDRFASLLHDIAVNLHEGANFFATYNINSVEDLHTFSNKIKEYETAGDSMVHKMIMELNDAFITPIEREDMLELTNRLDDVMDALDETAFSLEICQITHYDEYMTKFIQAIQASTVEIEKAVDLVFDKKLKDVRKLAIQIKDYESQCDDVYRESLIQLFQNEKDPIKLIRLREVYEKLEDIADSCQSVANTLESIVMKNA
- a CDS encoding DNA alkylation repair protein; protein product: MTDIQTLFRTNRSLTDAPPMEAYMKNQFTFLGIRAGERKKLVAAYLKENGAPQDLLEFTIALFAEEEREFQYVAIDLLSRYGKKQPSEAIKVYEQLIVTKSWWDTVDGLAGTVVSNHFKLYPELIPTYNEAWINGDNIWLARTAILFQLKYKEKTDVDLLFFNCEKWLASKEFFIQKAIGWALRQYAKVDSGAVRQFVNSHSLAPLSRREALKHIGEA